One region of Flavobacterium sp. GSB-24 genomic DNA includes:
- a CDS encoding family 16 glycosylhydrolase, with protein sequence MKQNDFFFGRPPKSNSYLLKQFCIAVLFVLLPFLKAQAQCNTLVWSDEFNGTTVDLTKWQSISGNGCPSLCGFGNAEAQRYEPNQATIVKEGTNSYLNIEAKYQPTSQFPDQPYASSKLTTEGKYSLKYGRVEARMKLSNGQGAWPAFWMLPVNGNWPYTGEIDIMEAKHRNPQSVDGTIHYDGNGYHFTGRSYSSPTDLSSDFHVYAVEWGPNFIKWFVDDVLFHTATPNTTVNGGWPFNDNQFYIILNLAVGSAGTLYTSVNGAGVPPLPADFPAKLQVDYVRVYDGSYKYGVVGDAKVYQNESSKTYSINAITGASYNWTVPAGATITAGQGTNAVTVNWGTSGGDVSVTATTSGCTANTYKLAVVTEPVIPVEKIQEDFQSNRNIVYGNKTGILTEAVANPSATGINTSALVGKYVRNSSELYDVFNIKNVVISNANDYVYGRKRISFDIYTSAPVGTKISMQLENSLVTTATNYPSGRHSGYKATTTVQNKWETIEFEFEKIIDPNTSALTINNIAFLFESNSNSGATYYFDNLLTRAAPEKPIIATDVLQNYDGINKIIKGTTTGTYSVVANPGSNSVNSSANVAKYVRNVTEQYDVLFFNTQTSIEDAGLFKSQINKIMIDVYTSAPVGTVISMNFENSATSLPANYPTGRNSNYVAITTKQNQWETLTFYYNSSPDAGTSNLAVNQMVLLFNSGSYTNDTYYFDNIRIGSTKLPDTFTPGVVYEDYQNTHNITFRDAIGTYTPNTANPNAAGINTSSNVGKYVRKSTEMYDNFSFNTTLNNIGDFKAGTKKFAMDVYTSAPVGSIISWQAESSASVPANYPVGRHSIYQGVVKQTNTWHTITFTYVSTPDASTLDSEVNRFVFLFEPGTNSGNTYYFDNIRALNLVSTETPAGLPSPWISTDLGAVTPAGEASHSNGTFTIKGSGNDIWETSDQFQFVNQSITGDAEIIAKVNSLTNTNTYAKAGVMFRETLTPTSKHAMTDVSAAAGIEFLSREATSGVTTAQVVVGTAPKWIRIVRSGNTFTSYSSDNGTTWTQVGTPKNIAMANTIYVGMAVTSHANGTLATGVFSDVIVRTITSNPNVNLALGKTATASTEENATLSANKATDGDGTASRWASSFANATEWIYVDLGNNYTLNRVVLKWEAAFATQYKVQLSTDNVFTENETINTQTASDGGTDDLTVSGTGRYLRILCTAKALAPYGYSLFEIEAYGSSSTARMALNVAEEPLAEEPVFAVYPNPTTNYVQVSSPENLDNKVITIYDNSGTLILQNKPQGNESVIDVSKLRRGIYILNFKSDQKSWSKKLIKK encoded by the coding sequence ATGAAGCAAAATGACTTTTTTTTCGGCCGACCACCGAAAAGCAATTCTTATTTATTAAAACAATTTTGTATTGCAGTTTTATTTGTACTGCTGCCATTTCTGAAAGCCCAAGCTCAATGTAATACGCTTGTTTGGTCTGATGAATTTAATGGCACGACAGTCGATTTAACCAAATGGCAAAGCATCTCAGGAAACGGCTGTCCATCGCTCTGCGGATTTGGAAATGCCGAAGCACAGCGTTACGAACCGAATCAGGCAACAATTGTAAAAGAAGGAACGAATAGTTACTTGAACATTGAGGCTAAATATCAGCCAACGTCACAGTTTCCAGATCAGCCGTATGCTTCCTCTAAATTAACAACAGAAGGGAAGTACTCTTTAAAATACGGAAGAGTTGAAGCTAGAATGAAGTTATCTAATGGCCAGGGAGCGTGGCCTGCTTTTTGGATGCTTCCCGTAAATGGAAATTGGCCGTATACTGGTGAAATTGATATTATGGAAGCCAAACACAGAAATCCGCAATCTGTAGATGGAACTATACATTATGATGGAAACGGCTATCATTTTACGGGAAGAAGCTACAGTTCTCCAACCGATTTATCTTCTGATTTTCATGTTTATGCAGTTGAATGGGGACCAAATTTTATTAAATGGTTTGTTGACGATGTATTATTTCATACAGCAACACCAAATACAACTGTAAACGGCGGATGGCCTTTTAATGATAATCAGTTTTATATTATTTTAAATCTGGCTGTTGGTAGTGCCGGAACTCTATATACAAGTGTAAATGGTGCAGGAGTACCGCCGCTTCCTGCTGATTTTCCAGCAAAATTACAGGTAGATTACGTTCGTGTTTATGACGGAAGTTATAAATATGGAGTTGTGGGAGATGCAAAAGTATATCAAAATGAAAGCAGCAAAACTTATTCTATAAACGCTATAACAGGCGCCTCTTATAACTGGACGGTTCCTGCAGGTGCGACGATTACTGCTGGACAGGGAACAAATGCCGTTACGGTAAATTGGGGAACTTCGGGTGGCGATGTTTCTGTAACAGCGACCACTTCCGGCTGTACGGCAAATACATATAAACTAGCCGTTGTAACAGAACCGGTAATTCCTGTAGAGAAAATTCAGGAAGATTTTCAATCCAACAGAAATATTGTTTACGGAAACAAAACAGGAATTTTGACAGAAGCGGTTGCCAATCCTTCTGCAACAGGAATTAATACTTCGGCTTTGGTAGGAAAATATGTCCGTAATTCATCTGAATTGTACGATGTTTTCAATATTAAAAATGTAGTCATCAGTAATGCTAATGATTATGTGTACGGAAGAAAAAGAATTTCTTTTGACATTTATACTTCAGCTCCAGTTGGAACTAAAATTTCGATGCAGCTTGAAAATAGCTTAGTAACCACAGCCACTAATTATCCGTCAGGAAGACACAGCGGTTATAAAGCGACTACTACAGTTCAAAACAAATGGGAAACTATTGAATTTGAGTTTGAAAAAATAATAGATCCAAACACAAGTGCTTTGACAATCAATAATATTGCTTTCCTTTTTGAATCGAATTCAAATTCTGGAGCAACTTATTATTTTGATAATCTGCTGACACGAGCAGCGCCAGAAAAACCAATTATTGCAACCGACGTTTTGCAAAATTACGATGGCATCAATAAAATTATAAAAGGAACTACAACTGGAACGTACTCTGTTGTAGCAAATCCAGGTTCAAATTCTGTCAACTCATCTGCGAATGTGGCAAAGTATGTTAGAAATGTAACCGAACAATACGATGTGCTTTTCTTTAATACACAAACTTCGATCGAAGATGCTGGTTTATTTAAAAGTCAGATCAATAAAATCATGATTGACGTTTATACCTCGGCACCAGTTGGAACAGTTATAAGTATGAATTTTGAGAATAGCGCAACATCGCTTCCTGCGAATTACCCAACGGGAAGAAATAGTAATTATGTGGCTATTACAACCAAACAAAACCAGTGGGAAACCTTGACTTTCTATTACAATTCAAGTCCAGATGCTGGAACTTCGAATCTGGCAGTAAACCAAATGGTTTTATTGTTTAATTCAGGTTCTTATACAAACGATACGTATTATTTTGATAATATCAGAATTGGTTCAACCAAACTGCCAGATACTTTTACACCTGGAGTTGTTTACGAAGATTATCAAAATACCCACAACATTACGTTTAGAGACGCTATCGGAACGTATACACCAAATACAGCAAATCCGAATGCAGCGGGAATTAATACTTCTTCGAATGTTGGAAAATACGTGCGTAAGTCCACTGAAATGTATGACAATTTCTCTTTCAATACTACTTTAAACAATATTGGAGATTTTAAAGCGGGCACTAAAAAATTCGCGATGGATGTTTATACATCTGCGCCGGTTGGGTCTATAATTTCTTGGCAGGCAGAAAGCAGTGCTTCGGTTCCTGCAAATTATCCTGTTGGCAGACACAGTATTTATCAAGGCGTTGTCAAACAAACCAATACTTGGCACACCATTACTTTTACATATGTGAGTACGCCCGATGCTTCGACTTTAGATAGTGAAGTAAACCGCTTTGTATTTTTATTTGAACCGGGAACGAATTCTGGAAATACCTATTATTTTGATAATATCAGAGCTTTAAATTTAGTTTCTACAGAAACACCAGCAGGATTGCCTTCACCTTGGATTAGCACAGATTTAGGAGCTGTTACCCCTGCGGGAGAAGCATCACATTCTAACGGAACTTTCACAATTAAAGGTTCAGGAAATGATATTTGGGAAACAAGCGATCAATTTCAATTTGTAAATCAGTCCATTACTGGAGATGCGGAAATTATTGCTAAAGTAAATTCATTAACGAATACCAATACGTATGCAAAAGCTGGAGTAATGTTCCGTGAAACGCTTACGCCGACTTCTAAACATGCCATGACAGACGTAAGTGCTGCAGCTGGTATAGAATTTTTATCTAGAGAAGCAACTTCTGGAGTAACAACAGCTCAAGTTGTGGTAGGAACAGCTCCAAAATGGATTCGTATCGTAAGATCTGGGAACACATTCACTTCTTATTCATCTGATAATGGAACGACATGGACACAAGTTGGAACTCCCAAAAACATAGCAATGGCCAATACGATTTATGTTGGAATGGCAGTGACATCTCACGCGAACGGAACTTTAGCAACAGGGGTTTTCAGCGATGTTATAGTTCGTACTATTACATCAAACCCAAATGTCAATTTAGCTTTAGGCAAAACAGCAACAGCTTCTACCGAAGAAAATGCAACGCTTTCTGCAAATAAAGCAACTGACGGAGACGGCACAGCATCAAGATGGGCAAGTTCTTTTGCCAATGCAACAGAATGGATTTATGTGGATTTAGGAAACAATTACACACTTAACAGAGTTGTTTTAAAATGGGAAGCGGCTTTTGCAACTCAATATAAAGTACAGCTTTCGACAGATAATGTTTTCACCGAAAATGAAACAATAAATACGCAGACAGCCAGTGACGGAGGTACGGATGATTTAACGGTAAGCGGAACGGGAAGATATCTTCGCATTTTATGTACAGCAAAAGCTTTGGCTCCTTACGGATATTCATTATTTGAAATTGAAGCTTACGGATCTTCGTCAACAGCTAGAATGGCTTTGAATGTTGCTGAAGAACCTCTGGCTGAAGAACCTGTTTTTGCAGTGTATCCAAATCCGACCACAAATTATGTTCAAGTTTCATCTCCTGAAAACTTAGATAATAAAGTCATTACGATTTATGATAATTCTGGGACATTAATTTTGCAAAACAAGCCTCAAGGAAATGAAAGCGTAATTGACGTGAGTAAACTTCGCAGAGGAATCTACATTCTTAACTTCAAATCAGATCAAAAAAGCTGGAGTAAGAAGTTAATTAAGAAATAA
- a CDS encoding triple tyrosine motif-containing protein, protein MTKFIIRILILSLLLVSSIEAQIKKIGVPFITNYNPKTYKAASENGDVVQDSKGMMFFANHFGIMQFDGVRWSIVTQPENRSMVRSLAIDKNDKIYVGAQGDFGFTTQLPNGQYRYTSLVKLLPVSARNFGDVLHTTIQNGNVIFFSYEGIFIYKNNKIKVLKSNSSFDDFFEVNKEIYVLDNERGLLKLKNDSLIAISNAQKFAGMKIRKIFKTKKGLLLCTQKNGLFIYSDNQIKPFVTEVDYLLKQNQISAGIELSDGYFGIGTRQTGLIVIDGSGNLIQHINKQIGLQNDYVTNLKIDKEGNLWVTLKEGISMIQISSPLSKILDTSNSETKIYCSQIYQNKLYIATDNGLFSLDWEAYKNGKRENANFHHISGMSENVWNIGIFGNSLLAFEKNGIYEVSGNSAKILAKVDGAWKGILVPNHPDLLLAGGYNGLYLLKKINNSWVYQHKIKGFQESSRIIETDKNGNFWIAHGYKGIFKLQFNTAFDSVSNVQFYNQEDGFPSSLFLNTFKIDNQIFFGTTKGVYKQNTSSNKMIPDAIFKKYLGMENHIRLLKEDNQNNIWYVSGENTGKMTKKANGSFDVEELPFRKLRYLYVPGFENIQTTTNGDVFFGTQDGLIHYNSVKNKKYPTKYKAVISEVKCIFPKDSLLFSSRYDVLPNKTKSAEKEISRLFSYSNNAVHFSFSSLFYDEADATKYEYWLEGFEPKWSEYSLQTEKEYTNLPENEYVFHVRAKNIYDVVSEEAVFRFEVLPPWYRTIWAYVLYLILFGILIYTIIKYQKNLAERDRQQLILNQEKELLQNRAELNEQKLALEQENMVIMRENLETTINLKNAKVASNTVNLIHLNEILLSIKELIGQMDKKNDPNVNFSLLTKINKLIDHELQGDKHWNEFEEIFNQLHDNFMQRLKTSYPELTPRDMRLCAYLRMNFNTKEIAPLLGISVRGVEDTRYRIRKKLQLPSDTNITEFILNF, encoded by the coding sequence ATGACGAAATTTATAATTAGAATTTTAATTCTATCACTATTACTCGTTTCTTCAATCGAAGCCCAGATTAAAAAGATTGGTGTTCCTTTTATAACCAATTATAATCCGAAAACTTATAAAGCAGCTTCCGAAAATGGAGATGTTGTACAAGATTCTAAAGGCATGATGTTTTTTGCCAATCACTTCGGAATCATGCAGTTCGACGGTGTACGATGGAGTATTGTTACACAGCCTGAAAACAGAAGTATGGTTCGTTCGCTGGCAATCGATAAAAACGATAAAATTTATGTTGGAGCGCAAGGCGACTTTGGTTTTACAACGCAATTGCCTAATGGGCAATATCGATACACTTCGCTGGTTAAATTACTTCCTGTTTCAGCTCGAAATTTTGGCGATGTACTTCACACTACTATTCAAAATGGGAATGTGATTTTTTTCTCTTACGAAGGAATATTTATTTATAAGAATAATAAAATCAAGGTTTTAAAATCAAATTCTAGTTTTGATGATTTTTTTGAAGTCAATAAAGAGATTTATGTTTTAGATAATGAAAGAGGATTATTGAAATTAAAAAACGACTCATTAATTGCAATTTCAAATGCTCAGAAATTTGCCGGCATGAAGATTAGGAAAATCTTTAAAACAAAAAAAGGACTTTTATTATGCACACAAAAGAATGGTCTTTTTATTTATTCCGATAATCAAATAAAACCTTTTGTAACGGAAGTTGATTATTTATTAAAGCAAAATCAAATCTCTGCTGGAATTGAGCTTTCGGATGGATATTTCGGAATTGGAACCCGCCAAACAGGATTGATAGTTATAGATGGTTCAGGAAATTTGATTCAGCATATTAATAAACAAATAGGTTTGCAAAATGATTATGTAACAAATCTTAAAATTGATAAAGAAGGAAATTTATGGGTTACGCTTAAAGAAGGTATTTCGATGATCCAGATTTCTTCGCCTTTGTCTAAGATTTTGGACACATCAAATTCAGAAACCAAAATATACTGCAGCCAAATTTATCAAAACAAGTTATACATCGCTACAGATAACGGTTTATTCTCGCTCGATTGGGAAGCTTATAAAAACGGAAAACGTGAAAATGCCAACTTTCATCATATTTCTGGAATGTCTGAAAATGTTTGGAATATTGGCATTTTTGGAAATTCTCTTTTGGCTTTTGAAAAAAACGGAATATATGAAGTGTCTGGTAATTCGGCAAAAATACTAGCAAAAGTAGACGGCGCTTGGAAAGGGATTTTAGTTCCAAACCATCCAGATTTACTGCTTGCAGGTGGTTACAACGGTTTGTATCTTCTTAAAAAAATAAATAATTCTTGGGTTTATCAGCATAAAATAAAAGGTTTTCAGGAAAGCAGCCGTATAATTGAAACGGACAAGAACGGCAATTTCTGGATTGCTCACGGTTACAAAGGAATTTTTAAACTTCAATTTAATACCGCATTCGACTCGGTTTCTAATGTCCAGTTTTATAATCAAGAAGATGGTTTTCCGTCGAGTTTATTTTTGAATACTTTTAAAATTGATAATCAGATCTTTTTTGGAACTACGAAAGGGGTTTACAAACAAAATACATCTTCAAACAAAATGATTCCAGACGCTATTTTTAAAAAATATCTGGGAATGGAAAATCATATTCGGTTATTAAAAGAGGATAATCAGAATAATATTTGGTACGTTTCTGGAGAAAATACTGGGAAAATGACTAAAAAAGCAAATGGCAGTTTTGATGTTGAAGAACTTCCATTTAGAAAACTTAGATATTTATATGTTCCAGGTTTCGAAAATATTCAGACAACAACAAACGGCGATGTCTTTTTTGGGACACAAGATGGGTTAATTCATTATAATTCAGTCAAAAACAAGAAATACCCAACCAAATACAAAGCTGTAATTTCAGAAGTTAAATGTATTTTTCCAAAAGACAGTCTGCTGTTTTCAAGCCGTTACGATGTGCTTCCGAATAAAACAAAATCTGCAGAAAAAGAAATTTCAAGACTTTTTTCGTATTCCAATAATGCTGTTCATTTTTCTTTTTCTTCCCTTTTTTATGATGAAGCTGATGCCACAAAATATGAATATTGGCTGGAAGGTTTTGAACCAAAATGGTCGGAATACAGTCTTCAAACCGAAAAAGAATATACCAATTTGCCTGAAAATGAATATGTGTTTCATGTAAGGGCAAAAAATATTTATGATGTTGTAAGCGAAGAAGCTGTTTTTCGCTTTGAAGTTTTACCGCCTTGGTACAGAACGATTTGGGCTTATGTTTTATATTTAATTCTCTTTGGTATTTTGATTTATACGATTATCAAATACCAAAAAAATCTTGCGGAACGTGACCGCCAGCAATTAATTTTGAATCAGGAAAAAGAATTACTGCAGAACCGTGCTGAACTTAATGAACAAAAATTGGCATTAGAACAAGAAAATATGGTGATAATGCGGGAGAATCTTGAAACAACGATTAATCTCAAAAACGCTAAAGTAGCTTCAAACACTGTCAATCTTATCCATTTAAATGAAATTCTGCTTTCTATAAAAGAACTCATCGGACAAATGGATAAGAAGAATGATCCTAATGTCAACTTCAGTTTATTAACCAAAATAAATAAACTGATCGATCATGAATTGCAGGGCGATAAACATTGGAATGAGTTTGAAGAAATTTTCAATCAGCTGCACGATAATTTTATGCAGAGACTCAAAACAAGTTATCCTGAATTGACGCCGCGCGATATGCGATTGTGTGCGTATTTGCGAATGAATTTCAATACGAAGGAAATTGCACCGCTTTTAGGAATTTCTGTAAGAGGTGTGGAAGATACCAGATATCGCATTAGAAAAAAACTACAGCTTCCATCAGATACAAACATTACCGAATTTATTCTCAATTTTTAA
- a CDS encoding HAD family hydrolase encodes MEVKCIIFDCDGVLVDTEKIGNGILLEMAAEYGFEMEIEDAYRNFNGRNLKDCFLHIEDAIGAKLPESFEAEYREKSFKAFKTEVKPMEGVVSFIEKLNIAYCVASSGPVEKIRLNLEASGLLDKFENKIFSSYQINSWKPDPGIFLYAANEMGFEVSDCIVLEDSKAGVKAGIDGGFRVFGLANGYNNSDLEEEGAMLFYTYEELSDIIGV; translated from the coding sequence ATGGAAGTGAAGTGTATTATTTTCGACTGCGATGGAGTTTTGGTAGATACAGAAAAAATTGGGAATGGAATATTGCTTGAAATGGCAGCTGAGTATGGTTTTGAAATGGAAATTGAGGATGCATACCGCAATTTTAACGGTAGAAATCTAAAAGATTGTTTTCTTCATATCGAAGATGCTATCGGAGCAAAACTGCCGGAATCTTTTGAAGCAGAATACCGTGAAAAAAGTTTCAAAGCTTTTAAAACAGAAGTAAAGCCGATGGAAGGTGTAGTGTCATTTATCGAAAAACTGAATATTGCGTATTGTGTGGCGTCAAGCGGACCAGTTGAAAAAATCAGGCTTAATCTTGAAGCATCTGGTTTATTGGATAAGTTTGAAAATAAGATTTTCAGTTCCTATCAAATTAACAGCTGGAAACCAGATCCTGGAATATTTTTATATGCCGCAAATGAAATGGGTTTTGAGGTAAGTGACTGTATAGTTCTGGAAGACAGTAAAGCAGGAGTGAAAGCTGGAATAGATGGCGGATTTAGAGTATTTGGACTTGCCAATGGTTATAACAACTCAGATTTGGAAGAAGAAGGTGCAATGCTTTTTTATACTTATGAGGAACTGAGTGATATTATTGGAGTTTGA
- a CDS encoding NUDIX domain-containing protein: MKQSAGILAYKFIDKTVFFFLVHPGGPFWKNKDLESWSIPKGEFTDDEDPLEAAIREFKEETGFEVDGDFIKLEYVKLKSGKVVHAWAVEFELDETLLKINDFEMEWPPKSGKLANFPEVDRGEWFQTHDALKKINPAQADFIVQMISKISASL, translated from the coding sequence ATGAAACAAAGCGCCGGCATATTAGCCTATAAATTCATTGATAAAACAGTATTCTTCTTTCTAGTTCATCCAGGCGGACCATTTTGGAAAAACAAAGATTTAGAATCTTGGTCGATTCCCAAAGGAGAGTTTACAGATGACGAAGATCCGCTGGAGGCTGCCATACGAGAATTTAAAGAAGAAACTGGTTTTGAGGTTGATGGAGATTTCATAAAACTAGAATATGTAAAATTGAAATCTGGTAAAGTTGTTCATGCTTGGGCGGTTGAATTTGAACTCGACGAAACGTTGCTAAAAATCAATGATTTTGAAATGGAATGGCCTCCAAAATCTGGAAAACTAGCAAATTTCCCTGAAGTCGACAGAGGAGAATGGTTTCAAACGCACGATGCCTTAAAAAAAATAAATCCTGCTCAAGCTGATTTTATCGTTCAAATGATTTCTAAAATTTCGGCTTCACTTTAA
- a CDS encoding DUF4861 family protein — MKKYLLLTAILAANFTVQSQNKTITIINNLPVNREFETVELTKKTLGLKADAKLENYAVKEISSNSFLETQTVDNDGDGIMDVLLFQPKIKASSKQDFEVLVGTNPSASKVISCYSRFVPERTDDYAWENNKVAFRTYGPVAQKMVEENIPGGTLTSGIDAWLKRVEYPIINKWYEKTTNGTGTYHKDTGEGLDNFQVGPSRGIGGIAVNVDGKYYFSKNFISWKTITNGAIRTSFILTYADWDAKGNRITESKLISLDYGSQLSRFEINVTGTKTIAAGLTLHDKKGTTGTNLEKGWLSYWEPIDDSEIGMGLVAPKGSLISFDNHVTDEKDLSNLYGNISVKNNKAIYYAGFGWKKGSPFQTKQEWETYLSAFAEKINNPLVVKVKK; from the coding sequence ATGAAAAAATATCTTTTACTTACCGCAATTCTGGCAGCGAACTTTACAGTTCAATCTCAAAACAAAACAATTACAATTATCAATAATTTGCCTGTAAACCGAGAATTTGAAACAGTTGAATTAACTAAAAAAACGCTGGGATTAAAAGCAGATGCTAAACTTGAAAATTATGCTGTAAAAGAAATCAGCAGCAATTCATTTCTAGAAACCCAGACTGTAGACAATGACGGCGACGGAATTATGGATGTTCTTTTGTTTCAGCCCAAAATAAAAGCTTCTTCAAAGCAAGATTTTGAGGTTTTAGTCGGCACAAATCCTTCTGCGTCCAAAGTCATTAGCTGTTATTCACGATTTGTTCCAGAAAGAACAGATGATTACGCTTGGGAAAACAACAAAGTCGCTTTTAGAACTTACGGTCCTGTGGCTCAAAAAATGGTGGAAGAAAATATTCCAGGCGGAACATTAACCAGCGGAATCGATGCCTGGCTAAAAAGAGTGGAATATCCAATTATTAATAAATGGTATGAAAAAACCACAAACGGAACTGGAACGTATCATAAAGATACTGGAGAAGGACTTGATAATTTTCAGGTGGGTCCAAGCCGAGGTATTGGCGGAATTGCTGTAAATGTGGATGGTAAATATTATTTTTCTAAAAATTTCATCAGCTGGAAAACAATTACGAATGGTGCGATCCGAACGAGCTTTATTTTGACCTATGCTGATTGGGATGCGAAAGGCAATAGAATAACCGAATCTAAATTGATCAGTTTGGATTATGGAAGCCAGCTTTCTCGCTTCGAAATCAATGTTACTGGAACTAAAACTATTGCTGCTGGTTTGACACTTCATGATAAAAAAGGAACTACAGGAACAAATTTAGAAAAAGGCTGGCTAAGTTACTGGGAGCCTATTGATGATTCTGAAATTGGAATGGGTTTAGTAGCGCCAAAAGGTTCTTTAATTAGCTTTGATAATCATGTTACCGATGAAAAAGATTTAAGCAATCTATATGGAAATATCTCTGTAAAAAATAATAAAGCAATTTATTATGCTGGTTTTGGATGGAAAAAAGGAAGTCCGTTTCAAACTAAACAAGAATGGGAAACTTATTTGAGTGCTTTTGCTGAGAAGATTAATAATCCTTTGGTGGTGAAGGTTAAGAAGTAA
- a CDS encoding substrate-binding domain-containing protein — MNIITIKKIAELANVSPGTVDRIIHKRGQVAQETVDKVNAIIEEFGYKRNILASNLALNKKFHFAVFLPKSETLEYWKSQVDGIEKAALEFSKFGIVLDYFFYDYNLISFQETVQKVMQFDCDGLLFAPIFYEDSVQFLKEYQKKNIPVVMIDSNISEGNEHAYVGQDAFQSGYLAGRLISFAVKNERQVLIFKITREIESTSVYLQRIDGFYSYFKDHNELTNFKFSEVTLKDSKIDQLNLEMFSGVSSIFVPNSRAYIVAGFLEKNNIKGVRIIGFDLLKENIEYLNKGIIDFLINQRPEDQGYMGINYLYKKLVLQEDVERTHYIPLEIILKENYFPVRKSI; from the coding sequence ATCAATATCATAACAATTAAGAAAATTGCCGAATTAGCTAATGTTTCGCCGGGAACAGTCGATAGAATTATACATAAGCGCGGACAAGTGGCGCAGGAAACTGTGGATAAGGTTAATGCTATAATTGAGGAATTTGGTTATAAAAGAAATATACTGGCAAGTAATCTCGCTTTAAATAAAAAATTTCATTTTGCAGTTTTTCTTCCAAAGTCTGAAACATTGGAATATTGGAAAAGTCAGGTTGACGGAATTGAAAAAGCAGCCTTGGAGTTTAGCAAATTCGGAATTGTATTGGATTATTTTTTCTACGATTACAATCTGATCTCATTTCAAGAAACTGTTCAAAAAGTTATGCAGTTTGATTGTGACGGTTTATTATTTGCGCCTATATTTTATGAAGATTCTGTTCAGTTTTTAAAAGAATATCAAAAGAAGAATATTCCAGTTGTAATGATTGATTCTAATATTTCTGAAGGAAATGAACATGCGTACGTAGGGCAAGATGCCTTTCAGAGCGGTTATTTAGCGGGAAGATTGATCAGTTTTGCAGTGAAGAATGAGAGACAAGTTTTGATTTTTAAAATTACGAGAGAAATTGAAAGTACTTCGGTATACTTACAGCGCATCGATGGCTTTTATTCTTATTTTAAAGATCATAACGAACTGACGAATTTTAAATTTTCAGAAGTCACTTTAAAAGATTCCAAAATAGATCAGTTGAATTTGGAAATGTTTTCTGGCGTAAGCAGCATTTTTGTGCCAAATTCCAGAGCGTATATTGTCGCTGGATTTTTAGAAAAAAATAATATAAAAGGTGTCCGCATTATTGGTTTTGATTTGTTGAAAGAAAATATCGAATATTTAAATAAAGGAATAATCGATTTTTTAATCAATCAAAGACCAGAAGACCAAGGTTATATGGGGATTAATTATTTGTATAAGAAATTGGTTCTACAAGAAGATGTTGAACGTACACATTATATTCCGTTAGAAATTATTTTGAAAGAGAATTATTTTCCTGTTAGAAAATCAATTTAA
- a CDS encoding YhcH/YjgK/YiaL family protein, producing MIVDSLHNAAKYYGLHPNFKKAFDYVNQNDIANLEEGAFEIGEGLKLIVIVGQGNTKEEAVKGFECHDKNIDIQISIKGPETFAWKPREKCVNPNGDYSDERDVRFFHDAPDTFFQLQEKQFAILFPEDVHTAMIGEGELKKIVIKVKI from the coding sequence ATGATAGTAGATTCACTACACAACGCAGCAAAATATTACGGTCTGCATCCCAATTTTAAAAAAGCATTCGATTATGTAAATCAAAATGATATTGCCAATCTGGAAGAGGGCGCTTTTGAAATTGGCGAAGGCTTAAAACTAATTGTAATTGTCGGACAAGGAAATACAAAAGAAGAAGCCGTTAAAGGTTTTGAATGCCACGACAAAAACATAGACATTCAGATTTCAATAAAAGGACCAGAAACTTTTGCCTGGAAACCGAGAGAGAAATGTGTAAATCCAAATGGCGATTACAGCGACGAAAGAGATGTTCGATTTTTTCATGATGCCCCAGACACTTTCTTTCAATTGCAGGAAAAACAATTTGCCATATTATTTCCTGAAGATGTACACACAGCGATGATTGGCGAAGGTGAATTGAAAAAAATTGTAATTAAAGTAAAAATATAA